A single window of Halobacterium jilantaiense DNA harbors:
- a CDS encoding helix-turn-helix domain-containing protein, which yields MPDSMSEQLRRDMECEGLLECFHGLKELDKECFRALVEADEPLTVDEIADAVDRERSTAYRAVQRLLQTGFIEKEQINYDQGGYYHVYAPTDPSQIADDMQRMLNDWYAKMGQLIQEFENKYEQSEGAAPTAES from the coding sequence ATGCCTGATTCGATGTCCGAACAGCTCCGTCGGGACATGGAGTGCGAGGGGCTCCTGGAGTGTTTCCACGGGCTGAAAGAACTCGACAAGGAGTGCTTCCGCGCGCTCGTCGAGGCCGACGAGCCGCTGACCGTCGACGAGATTGCCGACGCGGTCGACCGGGAGCGCTCGACCGCCTACCGCGCGGTCCAGCGCCTGCTGCAGACCGGCTTCATCGAGAAAGAGCAGATCAACTACGACCAGGGGGGCTACTACCACGTCTACGCGCCGACGGACCCGTCGCAGATTGCGGACGACATGCAGCGCATGCTCAACGACTGGTACGCGAAGATGGGGCAACTCATCCAGGAGTTCGAGAACAAGTACGAACAGTCCGAAGGAGCGGCCCCCACTGCCGAGAGCTAA
- a CDS encoding universal stress protein → MYDDILLPTDGSDAADAAVDNALSLAAKYDATLHVLYVADTTEYSTVTFEDSVVDPLQREGEDVVDGVVERADAEGVAAKGVVMQGGVFETIKDYVADEGIDAIVMGTHGRRGLGRALLGSVTERVVRTSDVPVLTVRQTDTEAE, encoded by the coding sequence GTGTACGACGACATTCTCCTGCCGACCGACGGGAGCGACGCCGCGGACGCCGCCGTGGACAACGCGCTCTCGCTCGCGGCGAAGTACGACGCGACGCTGCACGTGCTGTACGTCGCGGACACGACCGAGTACAGCACCGTGACGTTCGAGGACAGCGTGGTCGACCCGCTCCAGCGCGAGGGCGAAGACGTCGTCGACGGCGTCGTCGAGCGCGCGGACGCCGAGGGCGTCGCGGCGAAGGGCGTGGTGATGCAGGGCGGCGTCTTCGAGACCATCAAGGACTACGTCGCCGACGAGGGCATCGACGCCATCGTGATGGGGACGCACGGGCGGCGCGGTCTGGGTCGCGCGCTCCTCGGCAGTGTCACCGAGCGCGTCGTCCGCACGAGTGACGTGCCCGTGTTGACCGTCCGGCAGACCGACACCGAAGCGGAGTAG
- a CDS encoding inorganic phosphate transporter has protein sequence MDPALAALFVGAALASLFMAWVIGAGSSGATPFAPAVGANAIATMRAAFVVGLFGFAGAVTQGGSVSEAIGGGLVGGASLPVAGVILVLLLGAGLMAVGIQTGYPIATAFTVTGAVIGVGLALGGTPVWPKYRQIAAVWALTPFVGGGIAFAIASVLPRPGVPERYSVPVLAGLVAAVLANVEFSFLGRGASSGSVRSLGRQALPVGGPTAAAAVTGIAALAVGVVVWWDVRRDERGGLRRVLLALGSLVAFSAGGSQVGLAVGPLLPLLDEVGGLSVFAVLVGGGLGMLVGSWTGAPRMIKSLAQDYSSLGPRRSISALVPSFLIAQLAVLLGVPVSFNEIVVSAIIGSGAAVGGRAAVDARKILVTVGAWAGSFVLSFTLAYVAAASLL, from the coding sequence ATGGACCCCGCACTCGCCGCCCTCTTCGTCGGTGCCGCGCTCGCCAGCCTGTTCATGGCGTGGGTCATCGGGGCCGGGTCGAGCGGCGCGACGCCGTTCGCACCCGCCGTCGGGGCGAACGCAATCGCGACGATGCGCGCCGCGTTCGTCGTCGGACTCTTCGGGTTCGCCGGTGCCGTCACGCAGGGCGGCAGCGTCTCCGAGGCCATCGGGGGCGGGCTCGTCGGCGGCGCGAGCCTGCCCGTCGCCGGCGTCATCCTGGTGTTGCTGCTGGGTGCCGGGCTGATGGCTGTCGGCATCCAGACCGGGTACCCGATTGCGACCGCGTTCACCGTCACGGGCGCGGTCATCGGCGTCGGGCTCGCGCTCGGCGGAACGCCGGTGTGGCCGAAGTACCGACAGATTGCGGCCGTGTGGGCGCTGACGCCGTTCGTCGGCGGCGGCATCGCGTTCGCCATCGCCAGCGTCCTCCCGCGCCCCGGCGTCCCCGAGCGGTACAGCGTCCCCGTCCTCGCTGGCCTCGTCGCCGCCGTCCTCGCGAACGTCGAGTTCAGCTTCCTCGGCCGAGGAGCGTCCTCGGGGAGCGTCCGCAGCCTCGGCCGGCAGGCGCTCCCAGTCGGCGGCCCCACTGCGGCGGCGGCTGTCACCGGCATCGCGGCGCTGGCCGTCGGTGTCGTCGTCTGGTGGGACGTCCGCCGCGACGAGCGCGGTGGACTGCGGCGCGTGCTGCTCGCGCTCGGCTCCCTCGTGGCGTTCTCCGCGGGCGGGAGCCAGGTCGGGCTCGCAGTCGGGCCGCTGCTCCCGCTGCTCGACGAGGTGGGCGGGCTCTCGGTGTTCGCCGTGCTCGTCGGCGGCGGCCTCGGGATGCTCGTCGGGTCGTGGACCGGCGCGCCCCGCATGATCAAGTCGCTCGCGCAGGACTACTCGTCGCTCGGCCCGCGGCGCTCCATCTCGGCGCTCGTGCCGTCGTTTCTCATCGCGCAGCTGGCCGTCCTGCTCGGGGTGCCGGTCTCCTTCAACGAGATAGTCGTCAGCGCCATCATCGGGAGCGGGGCCGCGGTCGGCGGGCGGGCGGCGGTCGACGCGCGCAAGATACTCGTCACCGTCGGCGCGTGGGCGGGCTCGTTCGTACTCTCGTTCACGCTCGCGTACGTCGCGGCCGCCTCCCTGCTGTGA
- a CDS encoding sulfite exporter TauE/SafE family protein, with protein MTAELFGVAGPLLALFAGFGVLIGLLFGFFGMGGSFLVTPALMVMGYDTDVAVASGLAFVFATSVIATLKHRDLGQVDYKLGVLMIAGTTAGIEVGKLGLHALQAMGLADTVVSIVYVGLLGGIGAFITYRATRGGGDGGISHDTEADADDIPDVAKQIQSYRVPPMMELRGGITVSLWLILVVAFATGLLSGFLGVGGGFIRMPALFYLIGVPVPVAVGTDLFEIVFSGGIGSFLYAMDGAVDLSIVVPLLAGSAFGARLGAAATSLVDEDEIKVYFGVMLLLGALAVAVRKVGNVADVPVLQTVSLVIILGAATLVAGAVVVSSIRALRSGNAPAASAAD; from the coding sequence ATGACTGCCGAGCTGTTCGGCGTCGCCGGCCCCCTGCTGGCGCTGTTCGCGGGATTCGGCGTCCTCATCGGCCTGCTGTTCGGGTTCTTCGGGATGGGCGGGTCGTTCCTCGTCACGCCCGCGCTGATGGTGATGGGCTACGACACCGACGTGGCGGTCGCCTCCGGGCTCGCGTTCGTGTTCGCGACCTCCGTCATCGCGACGCTGAAACACCGCGACCTCGGGCAGGTCGACTACAAGCTCGGTGTGCTCATGATTGCGGGCACGACGGCCGGCATCGAGGTCGGTAAACTCGGCCTCCACGCGCTCCAGGCGATGGGGCTCGCGGACACCGTCGTGAGCATCGTGTACGTCGGGCTGCTGGGTGGCATCGGCGCGTTCATCACCTACCGGGCGACCCGAGGCGGCGGTGACGGCGGCATCAGCCACGACACCGAGGCCGACGCCGACGACATCCCCGACGTCGCGAAGCAGATTCAGTCCTACCGGGTGCCCCCGATGATGGAGCTGCGCGGCGGCATCACCGTCTCGCTGTGGCTGATTCTCGTCGTCGCGTTCGCCACGGGACTGCTCTCGGGGTTCCTCGGCGTCGGCGGCGGCTTCATCCGGATGCCCGCACTGTTCTACCTCATCGGCGTCCCGGTCCCCGTCGCCGTCGGCACGGACCTCTTCGAAATCGTGTTCTCGGGCGGTATCGGGAGCTTCCTGTACGCGATGGACGGCGCGGTCGACCTCTCCATCGTCGTCCCGCTGCTCGCCGGGAGCGCGTTCGGCGCGCGGCTCGGTGCCGCGGCGACCAGCCTCGTCGACGAGGACGAAATCAAAGTGTACTTCGGCGTGATGCTGCTGCTGGGCGCGCTCGCGGTCGCGGTCCGCAAAGTCGGGAACGTCGCGGACGTCCCCGTCCTTCAGACGGTTTCGCTGGTCATCATCCTCGGTGCGGCGACGCTCGTCGCAGGTGCGGTCGTCGTCAGTTCGATTCGAGCCCTGCGCTCGGGGAACGCGCCTGCGGCCAGCGCGGCCGACTGA
- a CDS encoding sodium:calcium antiporter, protein MPGLLGSLALAAVAVVVIYTGSTYFERAAERLSRHYGLPVAVHGAIVVAVGSSFPEISSIVISTVVHGEFSLGVGAIVGSAIFNLLVIPALSALTSEDLEATRDIVHKDAQFYIISVLVLFIVFALGATYVPGGTNSAAILTRPLVVLPLATYGVYVFLHQQDASEHDAVEVRDVDPLREWGVLAAALVVIALGVEGIVRSALAFGDIFDTPTFLWGLTVIAAGTSLPDAFVSINAARNDDDVTSLTNVLGSNTFNLLVAIPVGVLLAGTATINFLVAVPTMGFLAFATLVFVVFTRTNLELTNVEAIGFLALYVLFLLWISLESVGAIETVQGI, encoded by the coding sequence ATGCCCGGATTACTCGGTTCGCTCGCGCTCGCGGCGGTCGCCGTCGTCGTCATCTACACCGGAAGCACGTACTTCGAGCGCGCGGCGGAGCGTCTCAGCAGACACTACGGCCTGCCCGTGGCCGTCCACGGTGCCATCGTCGTCGCTGTCGGGTCGAGCTTCCCCGAAATCAGCTCTATCGTCATCAGCACGGTCGTCCACGGCGAGTTCTCTCTCGGTGTCGGTGCCATCGTCGGCAGCGCCATCTTCAACCTCCTCGTCATCCCCGCGCTCTCCGCGCTCACCAGCGAAGACCTCGAAGCGACCCGCGACATCGTCCACAAGGACGCCCAGTTCTACATCATCAGCGTCCTCGTCCTGTTCATCGTGTTCGCGCTCGGCGCGACGTACGTCCCCGGCGGCACCAACAGCGCCGCCATTCTCACCCGGCCGCTGGTCGTCCTCCCGCTCGCGACGTACGGCGTCTACGTCTTCCTCCACCAGCAGGACGCCAGCGAGCACGACGCCGTCGAAGTCCGAGACGTCGACCCGCTCCGGGAGTGGGGCGTCCTCGCCGCCGCACTGGTCGTCATCGCCCTCGGCGTCGAGGGCATCGTGCGCTCGGCGCTCGCCTTCGGCGACATCTTCGACACGCCGACGTTCCTCTGGGGGTTGACGGTCATCGCCGCCGGGACCAGTCTCCCCGACGCGTTCGTGAGCATCAACGCCGCGCGGAACGACGACGACGTCACCAGCCTCACGAACGTCCTCGGCAGCAACACCTTCAATCTCCTCGTCGCCATCCCAGTCGGCGTCCTGCTCGCCGGAACCGCGACCATCAACTTCCTCGTCGCCGTCCCGACGATGGGCTTCCTCGCGTTCGCGACGCTCGTGTTCGTCGTGTTCACGCGGACGAACCTCGAGCTCACGAACGTGGAGGCTATCGGCTTCCTCGCTCTCTACGTCCTGTTCCTCCTTTGGATATCCCTCGAATCGGTCGGCGCTATCGAGACCGTCCAGGGAATCTGA
- a CDS encoding YIP1 family protein: MTTWVEPEGGRERGLEGLAKSFTQVLLSPVSFFDEAVSPGDQAPGLVFGMAVVLVAAATRLTLTPTEPLAFPAAGWLRVVLTAALVVMLVTPAAIHALSALQTLALVVVAPSRAGVSETVQVIAYAAAPCVVAGLGVPVVTALAGLWAFALLVVGTRVVHDISWLRALLAAFAPGVLAFGGGFGAWPAIQTVAAGAGLAL, from the coding sequence ATGACGACCTGGGTCGAACCCGAGGGCGGCCGCGAGCGCGGCCTCGAAGGGCTCGCGAAGTCGTTCACGCAAGTCCTGTTGAGTCCCGTGTCGTTCTTCGACGAGGCCGTCTCGCCCGGCGACCAGGCACCCGGACTCGTCTTCGGGATGGCCGTCGTGCTCGTCGCCGCCGCGACGCGACTGACGCTGACGCCGACCGAGCCACTGGCGTTCCCGGCTGCCGGCTGGCTCCGCGTCGTGCTCACCGCCGCGCTCGTCGTCATGCTCGTCACGCCCGCCGCCATCCACGCGCTGTCCGCGCTCCAGACGCTCGCGCTCGTCGTCGTCGCGCCCTCCAGAGCTGGTGTCAGCGAGACCGTTCAGGTCATCGCGTACGCCGCCGCGCCCTGCGTCGTCGCCGGACTCGGCGTCCCCGTTGTCACCGCGCTCGCCGGTCTGTGGGCGTTCGCGCTGCTCGTCGTCGGCACGCGCGTCGTCCACGACATCTCCTGGCTGCGAGCCCTCCTCGCCGCGTTCGCCCCCGGCGTGTTAGCGTTCGGAGGCGGGTTCGGGGCCTGGCCCGCCATCCAGACGGTCGCCGCCGGCGCAGGGCTCGCACTTTAG
- the trxA gene encoding thioredoxin codes for MATDTAADAGAATANEPIHVDGQSQLDDVVTDHGVVLVDFYADWCGPCKMLEPVVETIAAETDAAVAKVDVDANQQLASAYGVRGVPTVVVFADGEQTEEVVGVKGEAEFRAIVDSYTE; via the coding sequence ATGGCAACTGATACTGCAGCCGACGCCGGGGCCGCGACGGCGAACGAACCGATTCACGTCGACGGCCAGTCCCAACTCGACGACGTCGTCACCGACCACGGTGTCGTCCTCGTGGACTTCTACGCCGACTGGTGTGGTCCGTGCAAGATGCTCGAACCGGTCGTGGAGACGATTGCCGCCGAGACCGACGCGGCCGTCGCCAAGGTCGACGTGGACGCCAACCAGCAACTCGCCAGCGCCTACGGCGTCCGGGGCGTCCCGACAGTCGTCGTGTTCGCCGACGGCGAGCAGACCGAGGAGGTCGTCGGCGTCAAGGGCGAAGCGGAGTTCCGAGCAATCGTCGACTCCTACACGGAGTAA
- a CDS encoding thymidine kinase, with translation MHAITNSGWVEVITGSMFSGKTEELLRRLRRAEIAGQEVAAFTPAIDDRYGEATLGSHAGRSWEATVVDTTADGVKSIPEQLNGEEVVAVDEANFFPQALVEVVQTLAADGRRVVISGTDQTYRGEPFQPVPELMAVAEYADKMQAICTECGEPATRNQRLIEGEPAHYDDPTIMVGAEESYEARCRNCHVVRRD, from the coding sequence ATGCACGCCATCACGAACTCCGGATGGGTCGAAGTCATCACGGGGTCGATGTTCTCCGGGAAGACGGAGGAACTCCTCCGTCGACTGCGGCGCGCGGAAATCGCGGGCCAGGAGGTCGCCGCGTTCACGCCCGCCATCGACGACCGCTACGGGGAAGCGACGCTCGGCTCGCACGCCGGCCGCTCCTGGGAGGCGACCGTCGTCGACACGACTGCCGACGGCGTCAAGTCCATCCCCGAGCAGCTGAACGGCGAGGAAGTCGTCGCCGTCGACGAGGCGAACTTCTTCCCGCAGGCACTCGTCGAAGTCGTCCAGACGCTCGCCGCGGACGGCCGCCGCGTGGTCATCTCGGGCACCGACCAGACGTACCGCGGCGAGCCGTTCCAGCCCGTCCCCGAGTTGATGGCGGTCGCCGAGTACGCCGACAAGATGCAGGCCATCTGCACGGAGTGCGGCGAGCCCGCGACCCGGAACCAGCGGCTCATCGAGGGCGAACCCGCGCACTACGACGACCCGACCATCATGGTCGGCGCGGAGGAGTCCTACGAGGCCCGGTGCCGGAACTGCCACGTCGTCCGGCGGGACTGA
- a CDS encoding tRNA uridine(34) 5-carboxymethylaminomethyl modification radical SAM/GNAT enzyme Elp3 — protein MSSDADGAFQAACEELVDRILAEDVGEDDIESAKLDVCSEYSAPKVPKHSELLDFAPDGRREELEEVLQRKPVRTASGVTPVAIMTSPHTCPHGKCLYCPGGPASEFTSSQSYTGHEPAAARGVQNDYDPYGQVTLRLHQLREIGHPIDKVELILMGGTMTARSHDYQEWFVKRALQALNDYDRGQDPQPSESESFAQDPEEYDFRYLEDVVADNEFGAIRNIGTTFETKPDWCDPEQVDRMLDLGGTKVEVGVQTTFERVNREMHRGHGVQASVDANRRLRDAAFKVGFHMMPGQPGMSKEMVLEDFRRLFEDSRWKPDYLKIYPTLVVRDTITYDMWRNGEFEPLQNEEAADLVAEIKDMIPRYTRLQRVQRDIPADFIDAGVWKSNLRQLARQRMDEHGYTCDCIRCREAGMNDEDPENVELDVETYEAGGGTEHFISFEDFEKDLLVGFARLRFPNETVREELDNAALLRELHVYGSEVSVGDDTADGQHQHQGYGRRLMERAEEMAADAGYDKLAVISGIGARQYYKQKLGYHQDGPYVSKRLD, from the coding sequence ATGAGTAGTGACGCCGACGGTGCGTTCCAGGCCGCTTGCGAGGAGCTCGTCGACCGTATCCTCGCGGAGGACGTCGGCGAGGACGACATCGAGAGCGCGAAACTCGACGTCTGCTCGGAGTACTCTGCGCCGAAAGTACCGAAGCACTCCGAGCTACTGGACTTCGCGCCCGACGGCCGCCGCGAGGAACTCGAAGAAGTCCTCCAGCGCAAGCCCGTGCGGACCGCGTCAGGCGTGACGCCGGTCGCAATCATGACGAGCCCGCACACGTGCCCGCACGGCAAGTGCCTCTACTGTCCCGGCGGGCCGGCCAGCGAGTTCACGTCCAGTCAGTCCTACACCGGCCACGAGCCCGCAGCGGCCCGCGGCGTGCAGAACGACTACGACCCCTACGGACAGGTGACGCTTCGTCTCCACCAGCTCCGGGAGATCGGGCACCCGATCGACAAGGTCGAACTCATCCTCATGGGCGGCACGATGACGGCGCGCAGCCACGACTACCAGGAGTGGTTCGTGAAGCGCGCGCTTCAGGCGCTCAACGACTACGACCGCGGTCAGGACCCCCAGCCCAGCGAGAGCGAGTCGTTCGCGCAGGACCCCGAGGAGTACGACTTCCGGTATCTGGAGGACGTCGTCGCCGACAACGAGTTCGGGGCGATTCGGAACATTGGGACGACGTTCGAGACGAAGCCGGACTGGTGTGACCCCGAGCAGGTCGACCGCATGCTCGACCTCGGCGGCACGAAAGTGGAGGTGGGCGTGCAGACGACCTTCGAGCGCGTGAACCGCGAGATGCACCGCGGGCACGGCGTGCAGGCGTCGGTGGACGCGAACCGCCGGCTGCGCGACGCTGCGTTCAAGGTCGGCTTCCACATGATGCCGGGCCAGCCCGGGATGAGCAAGGAGATGGTCCTAGAGGACTTCCGGCGGCTGTTCGAGGACAGCCGCTGGAAGCCCGACTACCTCAAAATCTACCCGACGCTCGTCGTCCGCGACACCATCACGTACGACATGTGGCGCAACGGCGAGTTCGAGCCGCTCCAGAACGAGGAGGCCGCCGACCTCGTCGCCGAAATCAAGGACATGATTCCGCGGTACACGCGCCTGCAGCGCGTCCAGCGGGACATCCCGGCGGACTTCATCGACGCCGGCGTTTGGAAGTCGAACCTGCGGCAGCTCGCCCGCCAGCGCATGGACGAGCACGGCTACACGTGCGACTGCATTCGCTGCCGGGAGGCCGGGATGAACGACGAGGACCCCGAGAACGTCGAACTCGACGTGGAGACGTACGAGGCGGGTGGCGGCACGGAACACTTCATCAGCTTCGAGGACTTCGAGAAGGACCTCCTGGTCGGGTTCGCGCGGCTGCGGTTCCCGAACGAGACGGTGCGAGAAGAGCTGGACAACGCCGCGCTCCTGCGAGAGCTCCACGTTTACGGCAGCGAGGTCTCGGTTGGCGACGACACGGCCGACGGCCAGCACCAGCACCAGGGGTACGGCCGGCGGCTGATGGAGCGCGCCGAGGAGATGGCCGCCGACGCCGGCTACGACAAACTCGCCGTCATCTCCGGCATCGGCGCGCGCCAGTACTACAAGCAGAAGCTGGGCTACCACCAGGACGGCCCGTACGTCAGCAAGCGCCTCGACTAG
- a CDS encoding DHH family phosphoesterase: protein MGTCIVCGSASDGHICATHEEDVVFDFRGNSPNQLTAGRFYRGTVDGFAEFGVFVDVGDAVTGLLHRSEIPGRVESLDWDAGDDVFVQVTDVHDNGNIDLGWSIRESLRDFRGELVHDPSRDSDAELPDEDDADTTEESNETESVDQTAEPAQTEDASDDSGTADGGTPVEESVNDDASFEFAGGDSDDDADEQSATEAATEHVEATRAAESQNDDSSGEADADGTSDEEETDESDDATVPVGDLGDHVDETVTIEGEIASARQTSGPTVFELADATGVVDAAAFEEAGVRAYPETGTGDVVRIEGTVERRRGELQVETETLTELDGEAADAVRQRMDAALDERAAPETTAVLADDAAVEAVHDDIVDAATAIRRAVIDARPVIVRHPTTVEGYVAGTAVERALLPLIRDEHAREDAEYHYVDRRPLDDAFYTIDDATGDVTDMLEAAERHDEKHPLFVLVGAGSTTESTDALDLLDIYDADTVVVDGGYADDAAGMDVLVSPTAAGEDPVNTGALGAQLAAVVNSDVREDLQHLPAVAYWAELPDAYAALADATDYDRETLEQLRDAIALEAFYQSYEDKRELISDLLWGDADHDLVDHVATQFRERLDTELSTAEPHLSVRGENGVAFETLDVAAYTHKYDFPPVDLLLDALHRRDDRADVLLGVHEDELRVRSDAAVDVHAIADAVADELPNAGVTPRGAKDGRIEFLSGQRDAVVDAAVDALADQLA, encoded by the coding sequence ATGGGTACCTGCATCGTCTGCGGCTCCGCCTCTGACGGGCACATCTGTGCCACCCACGAGGAGGACGTCGTGTTCGACTTCCGAGGCAACTCACCGAACCAACTCACCGCCGGACGCTTCTACCGCGGCACCGTCGACGGCTTCGCCGAGTTCGGCGTCTTCGTCGACGTCGGCGACGCCGTCACGGGGCTGCTCCACCGCTCGGAGATTCCCGGCCGCGTCGAGTCCCTCGACTGGGACGCCGGCGACGACGTGTTCGTCCAGGTGACGGACGTCCACGACAACGGCAACATCGACCTCGGCTGGTCGATTCGCGAGTCCCTGCGGGACTTCCGCGGCGAACTCGTCCACGACCCTTCCCGGGACTCGGACGCCGAACTCCCCGACGAGGACGACGCCGACACCACAGAGGAGTCCAACGAGACCGAGTCTGTCGACCAGACCGCGGAGCCTGCCCAGACCGAGGACGCGTCCGACGACTCCGGCACTGCCGACGGCGGCACACCCGTCGAGGAGTCCGTCAACGACGACGCCAGCTTCGAGTTCGCGGGCGGCGACTCCGACGACGACGCGGACGAGCAGTCCGCGACCGAAGCGGCCACCGAGCACGTCGAGGCCACCCGCGCCGCCGAGAGTCAGAACGACGACTCCAGCGGCGAAGCCGACGCCGACGGGACCAGCGACGAGGAGGAGACGGACGAGTCCGACGACGCGACCGTGCCGGTCGGCGACCTCGGCGACCACGTCGACGAGACGGTGACCATCGAGGGCGAAATCGCGAGCGCCCGCCAGACCAGCGGCCCGACCGTCTTCGAGCTCGCCGACGCGACCGGCGTCGTCGACGCCGCCGCCTTCGAGGAGGCCGGCGTCCGCGCCTACCCCGAGACCGGCACGGGCGACGTCGTCCGCATCGAGGGCACGGTCGAGCGCCGCCGCGGCGAACTCCAGGTCGAGACCGAGACCCTCACCGAACTCGACGGCGAGGCCGCCGACGCCGTCCGCCAGCGTATGGACGCCGCGCTCGACGAGCGCGCCGCCCCCGAGACCACCGCCGTGCTCGCAGACGATGCCGCCGTGGAAGCGGTCCACGACGACATCGTCGACGCCGCGACCGCCATCCGGCGCGCGGTCATCGACGCCCGCCCCGTCATCGTCCGCCACCCGACGACGGTCGAAGGCTACGTCGCTGGCACCGCCGTCGAACGCGCGCTCCTCCCCCTCATCCGTGACGAGCACGCCCGCGAAGACGCCGAGTACCACTACGTCGACCGCCGCCCGCTCGACGACGCCTTCTACACCATCGACGACGCGACCGGCGACGTCACCGACATGCTCGAAGCGGCCGAGCGCCACGACGAGAAACACCCGCTGTTCGTGCTCGTCGGCGCGGGCTCCACCACGGAGTCCACGGACGCCCTCGACCTGCTGGACATCTACGACGCCGACACCGTCGTCGTCGACGGCGGCTACGCCGACGACGCCGCCGGCATGGACGTCCTCGTCTCCCCGACCGCGGCCGGCGAGGACCCCGTGAACACGGGCGCGCTCGGCGCGCAGCTCGCCGCCGTCGTCAACAGCGACGTCCGCGAGGACCTCCAGCACCTCCCCGCAGTCGCGTACTGGGCCGAACTCCCGGACGCGTACGCGGCCCTCGCCGACGCCACGGACTACGACCGCGAGACCCTCGAACAGCTCCGTGACGCCATCGCGCTGGAAGCGTTCTACCAGTCCTACGAGGACAAACGCGAACTTATCTCGGACCTCCTCTGGGGCGACGCCGACCACGACCTCGTCGACCACGTCGCGACCCAGTTCCGCGAGCGCCTCGACACCGAACTCTCCACGGCCGAACCCCACCTCTCGGTGCGCGGCGAGAACGGCGTCGCGTTCGAGACCCTGGACGTCGCCGCCTACACCCACAAGTACGACTTCCCGCCGGTCGACCTGCTGCTGGACGCGCTCCACCGCCGCGACGACCGCGCGGACGTCCTGCTCGGCGTCCACGAGGACGAACTGCGCGTCCGCAGTGACGCCGCCGTCGACGTCCATGCCATCGCGGACGCCGTCGCCGACGAACTCCCGAACGCCGGCGTGACGCCGCGAGGCGCGAAAGACGGCCGCATCGAGTTCCTCTCCGGCCAACGCGACGCCGTCGTCGACGCCGCCGTCGACGCGCTCGCCGACCAGCTGGCCTAA
- a CDS encoding DUF7521 family protein, which produces MPDFTPLVLFATAVTLALGLAVARLGYRAYRRTDLAGLRSLSAALVLVVAGSALGAADQLLGVDAALAGLAGSVVTATGFVVLAVALYGSDRPRPERRAHDEN; this is translated from the coding sequence ATGCCCGACTTCACCCCACTCGTCCTGTTCGCCACGGCCGTCACGCTCGCCCTCGGTCTCGCCGTCGCCCGGCTGGGCTACCGGGCGTACCGCCGCACCGACCTCGCCGGCCTGCGCTCGCTGTCCGCCGCGCTCGTGCTCGTCGTCGCCGGTTCGGCGCTCGGCGCGGCCGACCAGCTGCTCGGCGTCGACGCGGCACTCGCCGGACTGGCGGGGAGTGTCGTCACCGCCACCGGCTTCGTCGTGCTGGCGGTCGCGCTCTACGGCAGCGACCGACCGCGGCCGGAGCGCCGGGCTCACGACGAGAACTGA
- a CDS encoding DUF7512 family protein → MFGLENASGVEGAALVVGVVLVEAILLYAGYGLLERVFGPSVVGALRGR, encoded by the coding sequence ATGTTCGGGCTTGAGAACGCCAGCGGTGTCGAGGGTGCGGCTCTCGTCGTCGGTGTCGTCCTCGTCGAAGCAATCCTCCTCTACGCCGGCTACGGGCTGCTCGAGCGCGTCTTCGGGCCGAGCGTCGTCGGCGCGCTCCGCGGACGATGA